A window of the Electrophorus electricus isolate fEleEle1 chromosome 11, fEleEle1.pri, whole genome shotgun sequence genome harbors these coding sequences:
- the olig3 gene encoding oligodendrocyte transcription factor 3, with the protein MDSDSSSSRASSPDMDGMYLRNHLPDGRVNSVSSTQNELNQKMTSEHLSRSGEKTPIGSKYKLKKQVTEEEIQQLRLKINGRERKRMHDLNLAMDGLREVMPYAHGPSVRKLSKIATLLLARNYILMLTSSLDEMKRLVGEIYGGHHSAFHCGTVNHTSAHSASPTHQVHPLLGGALSSSTPSTLSTTLPGLTSIRAPHSLMKTAPTPPLQIGSGFQHWAGLPCPCTICQVPPPPHVPITSTGLTRLSSENKEVMK; encoded by the coding sequence ATGGATTCAGACTCCAGCTCAAGCAGAGCTTCCTCGCCAGATATGGATGGGATGTACCTCCGAAACCATCTACCAGACGGACGAGTCAATTCCGTGTCCTCCACACAGAACGAGCTCAACCAGAAGATGACGAGCGAGCACCTCTCTAGGAGCGGGGAGAAGACACCCATCGGTAGCAAATACAAACTCAAGAAGCAAGTCACCGAGGAAGAAATCCAACAGCTGCGGTTGAAAATCAACGGCAGAGAACGAAAGCGGATGCATGACTTGAACCTGGCAATGGACGGTCTCCGCGAAGTTATGCCATACGCACACGGCCCGTCTGTGAGGAAGCTGTCAAAGATCGCCACTCTTCTTCTGGCGAGAAACTACATTCTAATGCTGACGAGCTCCCTTGACGAGATGAAGAGGCTGGTGGGAGAGATTTACGGCGGACATCACTCTGCTTTTCACTGCGGAACGGTCAACCACACCAGTGCGCACTCGGCGAGTCCTACGCACCAGGTGCATCCGCTGCTCGGGGGCGCGCTGTCGTCGTCCACGCCCTCTACGTTATCCACAACTCTACCTGGACTTACCTCCATCAGGGCGCCTCACTCCTTAATGAAAACCGCCCCTACGCCTCCACTCCAAATCGGCAGTGGTTTTCAGCACTGGGCAGGGTTGCCGTGCCCATGCACAATCTGCCAGGTGCCTCCTCCACCGCATGTTCCCATTACTTCAACGGGATTGACGAGACTTTCCTCCGAGAACAAGGAAGTGATGAAGTAA
- the si:ch73-52p7.1 gene encoding LOW QUALITY PROTEIN: uncharacterized protein si:ch73-52p7.1 (The sequence of the model RefSeq protein was modified relative to this genomic sequence to represent the inferred CDS: substituted 1 base at 1 genomic stop codon) — translation MPSYVRECSLLAWTCAQEPAACVAIDSSECHCNEHPFSTQQWSLRARSLTAWYAPPLDTAQLLNNSEVRHLVLIMXSTTRDGPLVEGEQTAKGGSPPSDHFTVRKLERLTISYPSQGAGHSVMLGGDMGAPYHEEERIAVIHTPLLACKGGLKGYTVKTCVDSYGLMPIHVS, via the coding sequence ATGCCGTCTTATGTAAGAGAGTGTAGCCTCCTTGCCTGGACATGTGCACAGGAGCCGGCAGCCTGTGTCGCCATTGACTCCAGTGAGTGCCACTGTAATGAACACCCATTTTCCACACAGCAGTGGTCCTTGCGTGCAAGGAGTCTGACTGCGTGGTACGCACCACCGCTTGACACGGCACAGCTCCTGAACAACTCAGAGGTGCGCCACCTAGTGCTGATCATGTGAAGCACAACTAGGGACGGGCCTTTGGTTGAAGGTGAGCAGACAGCCAAAGGCGGGTCACCACCTTCTGACCATTTCACAGTGCGGAAGCTGGAGAGGCTAACCATCTCGTACCCATCCCAGGGGGCAGGGCACAGTGTTATGCTGGGCGGGGACATGGGAGCACCCTACCATGAAGAGGAAAGGATAGCTGTCATTCACACACCTCTGCTGGCTTGCAAGGGTGGGCTGAAAGGGTATACAGTGAAAACTTGTGTGGATAGCTATGGCCTAATGCCCATTCATGTCTCTTGA